Proteins encoded within one genomic window of Humulus lupulus chromosome 1, drHumLupu1.1, whole genome shotgun sequence:
- the LOC133797152 gene encoding uncharacterized mitochondrial protein AtMg00810-like, with translation MVLIYVDDILITGSSTTQTLTLIVKLNQLFDLKDLGALSYFLGIEVKQTSQGLRLCTYGYDPVEDPQFYRSIVGDLQYLTLTHPDISFSVYKVCQFMHAPFQLHWCVIKCILRYLSSSINYGLHLRRSSSLDLVEFCHGDWVANPDDCHSTNGFCICFGLNLVAWQAKKQQTASRSSNEVEYRSLATVTAELTWLTSLLAELHHNPSFVLVIWCDNLSTVMLAANPALHARTKHIELDLYFVKVQNHTIQVQHVSSYD, from the exons ATGGTGTTAATCTACGTTGATGATATCTTGATTACTGGCAGCTCTACTACTCAAACTTTGACCTTAATTGTCAAGCTCAATCAATTGTTTGACTTGAAGGATCTTGGAGCCTTAAGCTACTTCCTTGGCATTGAAGTGAAGCAAACATCCCAAG GTCTTCGCCTTTGTACTTATGGATATGATCCTGTTGAAGATCCCCAATTTTATAGGTCTATTGTGGGCGATTTGCAGTACCTGACCCTAACTCATCCTGACATTTCATTTAGTGTTTACAAGGTCTGCCAATTCATGCATGCTCCTTTTCAATTACATTGGTGTGTTATCAAATGCATTCTTCGTTACTTGTCAAGCTCTATTAACTATGGTCTTCATCTTCGTCGGTCCTCTTCTCTTGATCTTGTAGAATTCTGCCATGGTGATTGGGTCGCTAATCCTGATGATTGCCATTCTACAAATGGGTTCTGCATCTGTTTTGGTCTGAACCTGGTTGCTTGGCAAGCTAAGAAGCAACAGACAGCTTCTAGGTCCTCCAATGAAGTTGAGTACCGAAGCTTAGCAACTGTCACTGCTGAACTTACTTGGCTCACATCTCTCCTTGCTGAACTTCATCACAATCCTTCCTTTGTTCTAGTTATTTGGTGTGACAATCTCAGCACTGTGATGTTAGCTGCCAATCCCGCTCTTCATGCTCGCACGAAGCACATTGAACTTGATCTGTATTTTGTTAAGGTCCAAAATCACACCATCCAAGTTCAACATGTTTCTTCCTATGACTAG
- the LOC133817607 gene encoding basic form of pathogenesis-related protein 1-like — MSLDNKALLMVFLVVVMMITTTTAAKPFPAKKYAHNYSHNDFVDTHNAIRAEVGVGPMTWNKTLVDYAQNYANSRLKNNCEFEHSGGPYGENLAEGYGEMTGEQAVKYWADEKSHYDYASNSCVGEECGHYTQLVWRNSIHLGCARTMCPNGWMFVICSYGPPGNYVGERPY, encoded by the coding sequence ATGTCTCTGGATAATAAGGCTTTACTAATGGTTTTCTTGGTGGTGGTGATGATGATCACTACTACCACTGCTGCCAAACCATTTCCGGCTAAGAAGTACGCTCATAATTACTCCCACAATGACTTCGTCGATACCCACAACGCCATCCGAGCAGAGGTGGGCGTTGGCCCGATGACCTGGAACAAGACCCTAGTGGATTACGCGCAAAACTACGCCAACTCAAGGTTAAAAAACAACTGCGAGTTCGAGCACTCCGGAGGGCCTTACGGCGAGAACTTGGCCGAAGGTTATGGAGAAATGACCGGCGAGCAGGCTGTGAAGTATTGGGCAGACGAGAAGTCCCATTATGACTACGCCTCCAACTCGTGCGTGGGTGAGGAGTGCGGCCACTACACTCAGCTGGTGTGGCGCAACTCCATTCACCTTGGCTGCGCCAGGACCATGTGCCCCAATGGTTGGATGTTCGTCATTTGCAGCTATGGTCCCCCGGGGAATTATGTGGGGGAGCGACCCTATTAA